Proteins found in one Haloferax litoreum genomic segment:
- a CDS encoding TspO/MBR family protein: MELASVRRRPAVELLAWVVLAQLAGAVGSVFTVTSLDSWYATLVRPWFAPPNWLFGPVWITLFTLMGVAAFLVSRSGHPRSRRALAIFGGHLVVNVAWSAAFFGLQSPAAGLVVIVVLLGAILATIREFAIVDWRAAALLVPYLAWVSFATALNYGFWSLN, from the coding sequence ATGGAACTCGCCTCGGTCCGCAGACGACCTGCCGTCGAACTCCTCGCGTGGGTCGTCCTCGCGCAACTCGCGGGGGCCGTCGGAAGTGTGTTCACCGTCACCTCGCTCGACTCGTGGTACGCGACGCTCGTCCGCCCGTGGTTCGCACCGCCGAACTGGCTCTTCGGTCCCGTCTGGATAACCCTCTTTACGCTAATGGGCGTCGCGGCGTTCCTCGTCTCGCGGAGTGGTCACCCCCGAAGTCGCCGCGCCCTCGCCATCTTCGGCGGACACCTCGTCGTCAACGTCGCGTGGTCGGCCGCCTTCTTCGGCCTCCAGTCGCCAGCGGCGGGCCTCGTCGTCATCGTCGTCCTCCTCGGCGCAATCCTCGCGACGATTCGTGAGTTCGCCATCGTGGACTGGCGGGCCGCCGCACTCCTCGTCCCGTATCTCGCGTGGGTATCGTTCGCGACAGCACTCAACTACGGATTCTGGTCGCTCAACTGA
- a CDS encoding GAF domain-containing protein, with product MYATELTVVVDVDFDCDIDLGTEVTVASASDDSTPSDPACLVVSDSTTAIPSRVPTILYTDEDPEDVVSPERFDAYVPRGDPEAVEAQIRWVLSTRGTDTPPERDRLKRLYEGTTNLITAETVDELYDRAIGLAKHILEFDNSSFIVHEGDGFYIRGNERDLEGTGPIPTDTGILGQTYQTQQSSLVDDIRDHPQAEPDDPAYRSVVSVPMGNKGVFQALSNEVGAYDETDLRLAELLVSYVSETRARIETEAAMRHSREQIERLHHGATELAATTSLTELFERTVEITDDILDFHLSYVGVVEDDEIVPTAISTGTPDDGAERVSIEDGGTAAKTYRTGETQLVSDIASDADAKPVKQTYRSGLSVPIDDIAVFQAASYVPDAFDQTDVELTELLMAHVAVTADRICAETNLREERDRSSALFAHVSDAAVAYDVEDGAVTVLGVNRAFEDIFGYDSGAVVGTDLLGRVVPPESDDDGDDDTAGAAGIPELLVATGESYRGEVRRRTDDGVREFILNVVPLSPGEERGSGYAIYTDITERKAREDELERQNERLEEFTNIVSHDLRNPLSVARGHLQLARETGADERFDTAEDALDQMETLIDDLLSLARRGQLVDETTPVDLGTVANRAWMTTETADATLETPENVVLDADEDRLGELLANLFRNAVEHGCESVHVEVGGVDGGFFVQDDGSGIEPDRRDDVFEPGETTGGDGIGYGLAIVESIADAHGWSVIVTSSPSGGARFEFRG from the coding sequence GTGTACGCGACGGAACTTACGGTCGTCGTGGATGTCGATTTCGACTGCGACATTGACCTCGGTACCGAGGTTACAGTCGCATCGGCGAGCGACGACTCGACGCCGAGTGACCCCGCCTGCCTCGTCGTCTCCGACTCGACGACGGCCATCCCCAGTCGCGTACCAACCATCCTGTACACCGACGAAGACCCGGAAGACGTCGTCTCCCCGGAGCGGTTCGACGCGTACGTGCCACGCGGTGACCCAGAGGCAGTCGAAGCACAGATTCGGTGGGTGCTTTCGACTCGCGGCACCGACACACCTCCCGAACGGGACCGACTCAAGCGCCTCTACGAAGGGACGACAAATCTCATCACGGCAGAGACTGTCGACGAATTGTACGACCGAGCCATCGGCCTCGCAAAACACATCCTCGAATTCGACAATTCGTCGTTCATCGTCCACGAGGGCGACGGGTTCTACATCAGGGGGAACGAGCGCGACTTGGAGGGGACAGGACCGATTCCGACCGACACGGGAATTCTCGGCCAGACCTACCAGACGCAACAATCCTCCCTCGTCGACGACATTCGCGACCATCCGCAGGCCGAACCCGACGACCCGGCGTATCGGTCAGTGGTGAGCGTCCCGATGGGGAACAAAGGTGTCTTTCAGGCACTCTCGAACGAAGTCGGTGCCTACGACGAGACCGACCTCAGATTGGCCGAACTCCTCGTCTCGTACGTCTCGGAGACCCGAGCACGCATCGAAACCGAGGCCGCGATGCGGCACAGTCGCGAACAAATCGAGCGACTCCACCACGGTGCCACCGAGTTGGCCGCGACGACGAGTCTCACCGAGTTGTTCGAACGAACCGTCGAGATTACCGACGACATCCTCGACTTCCACCTGAGTTACGTCGGCGTCGTCGAAGACGACGAAATCGTCCCGACGGCCATCTCGACGGGCACACCGGACGATGGGGCCGAACGCGTCTCTATCGAGGATGGCGGAACCGCCGCGAAGACGTACCGAACTGGCGAGACGCAACTCGTCTCTGACATCGCCAGCGACGCGGACGCAAAACCGGTCAAACAGACGTATCGGTCGGGACTGAGCGTTCCAATCGACGACATCGCCGTGTTTCAGGCCGCATCGTACGTCCCGGACGCGTTCGACCAGACAGACGTGGAGTTGACCGAACTGCTCATGGCACACGTCGCCGTCACCGCCGACCGAATCTGCGCGGAGACGAATCTCCGCGAGGAACGTGACCGGTCCAGCGCCCTCTTTGCACACGTCTCGGACGCTGCCGTCGCCTACGACGTCGAAGACGGTGCTGTCACAGTCCTCGGCGTGAACAGAGCGTTCGAGGATATCTTCGGCTACGACTCGGGTGCCGTGGTCGGAACCGACCTTCTCGGCCGCGTCGTCCCACCAGAGAGCGACGACGACGGCGACGACGACACCGCCGGTGCCGCAGGCATCCCAGAACTACTCGTCGCGACAGGTGAGAGTTACCGCGGAGAGGTACGCCGTCGAACGGACGACGGTGTCCGTGAGTTCATCTTGAACGTGGTCCCGCTTTCGCCCGGCGAAGAACGCGGGTCGGGGTACGCAATCTACACGGATATCACCGAGCGGAAGGCGCGTGAAGACGAGTTAGAGCGGCAGAACGAACGTCTCGAAGAGTTCACCAACATCGTGAGCCACGACCTTCGAAATCCACTGAGCGTCGCCCGTGGACACCTTCAACTCGCGCGTGAGACCGGTGCAGACGAACGGTTCGACACGGCGGAAGACGCACTCGACCAGATGGAGACGCTCATCGACGACCTGCTCTCGCTCGCTCGACGTGGGCAACTCGTCGACGAGACGACGCCCGTCGACCTCGGAACCGTCGCCAACCGGGCGTGGATGACGACCGAAACCGCCGATGCGACGCTGGAGACGCCAGAAAACGTCGTGCTAGACGCAGACGAAGACAGACTCGGCGAGTTACTCGCCAACCTGTTTCGGAACGCAGTCGAACACGGTTGTGAGTCGGTTCACGTCGAGGTCGGTGGTGTTGACGGCGGCTTTTTCGTCCAAGACGACGGGTCGGGCATCGAACCGGACCGCCGCGACGACGTGTTCGAGCCCGGTGAAACGACCGGTGGCGACGGTATCGGCTACGGCCTCGCAATCGTAGAGTCGATTGCCGACGCACACGGGTGGTCGGTTATCGTCACGTCGTCGCCGTCGGGTGGAGCGCGCTTCGAATTCCGAGGCTGA
- a CDS encoding replication factor C small subunit → MSEAAESGDTPAGREIWIEKYRPQTLDDVYGQEEIVERLRSYIERDDLPHLLFAGPAGVGKTTSATAIARAIYGDDWRGNFLELNASDQRGIDVVRDRIKNFARSSFGGHDYRIIFLDEADSLTNDAQSALRRTMEQFSDNTRFILSCNYSSKIIDPIQSRCAVFRFSPLGDDAIADQTRDIAAAEGIELTDEGLDALVYAAGGDMRRAINSLQAAATTGEVVDEEAVYMITSTARPEDIEEMVRAAIDGEFTTARKKLETLIVDTGMAGGDIIDQLHRSVWDFDLDERAAVRLMERIGEADYRISEGANEQVQLEALLASLALSQN, encoded by the coding sequence ATGAGCGAGGCCGCGGAGTCGGGCGACACCCCGGCGGGTCGCGAAATCTGGATCGAGAAGTACCGACCGCAGACCCTCGACGACGTCTACGGACAAGAAGAAATCGTCGAGCGACTGCGCAGTTACATCGAGCGTGACGACCTGCCGCACCTGCTCTTTGCGGGCCCGGCGGGCGTCGGGAAGACGACCTCCGCGACGGCCATCGCCCGTGCAATCTACGGCGACGATTGGCGCGGCAACTTCCTCGAACTCAACGCCTCGGACCAGCGCGGCATCGACGTGGTTCGCGACCGAATCAAGAACTTCGCTCGGTCGTCGTTCGGTGGCCACGACTACCGTATCATCTTCCTCGACGAGGCCGACTCGCTGACCAACGACGCGCAGTCGGCGCTCCGCCGGACGATGGAGCAGTTCTCCGACAACACGCGCTTTATCCTCTCGTGTAACTACTCCTCGAAGATTATCGACCCCATCCAGTCGCGGTGTGCCGTCTTCCGCTTCTCACCACTCGGTGACGACGCCATCGCCGACCAGACTCGTGACATCGCCGCCGCCGAAGGTATCGAACTCACCGACGAGGGTCTCGACGCCCTCGTCTACGCCGCCGGCGGCGACATGCGTCGCGCCATCAACTCCTTGCAGGCCGCGGCGACGACCGGCGAAGTCGTCGACGAGGAAGCCGTCTACATGATTACCTCGACGGCCCGCCCCGAAGACATCGAAGAGATGGTCCGCGCGGCCATCGACGGCGAGTTCACCACCGCCCGCAAGAAACTGGAGACGCTCATCGTCGACACCGGTATGGCCGGTGGCGACATCATCGACCAACTCCACCGGTCGGTCTGGGACTTCGACCTAGACGAACGCGCCGCCGTCCGCCTCATGGAACGCATCGGCGAGGCCGACTACCGCATCTCCGAGGGGGCGAACGAACAGGTCCAACTCGAAGCGCTCCTCGCGTCGCTCGCACTCTCGCAGAACTAA
- a CDS encoding GYD domain-containing protein has protein sequence MPTYITLWNYTQRGIEHIDDSPNRLDSAIDLVESLGGEMKGFYLTMGEYDIVSVIEFPDDDAAAKAMLRIGQTGAVEGETLKAWPEAEYRDLIANLP, from the coding sequence ATGCCGACCTACATCACCCTCTGGAACTACACACAGCGAGGTATCGAACACATAGACGACAGTCCGAACCGCCTCGATTCCGCAATCGACCTCGTGGAGTCGTTAGGTGGCGAGATGAAAGGATTCTACCTCACGATGGGGGAATACGACATCGTCAGTGTCATCGAATTCCCGGACGACGACGCCGCGGCGAAGGCGATGCTCCGAATCGGTCAGACGGGGGCCGTCGAAGGCGAGACGCTGAAGGCGTGGCCGGAAGCCGAGTACCGCGACCTCATCGCGAACCTGCCGTGA
- the samp2 gene encoding ubiquitin-like small modifier protein SAMP2 — MDVTVEVVGEETQAVTVGDDGTYADLVKAVGLSPHEVSVLVDGRPVPEDQPVEVEQVQVLRLIKGGRA; from the coding sequence ATGGACGTAACCGTCGAAGTCGTCGGCGAGGAGACCCAAGCGGTCACCGTGGGCGACGATGGTACCTACGCGGACCTCGTCAAGGCGGTGGGCCTCAGTCCCCACGAGGTGTCCGTCCTCGTCGACGGCCGCCCCGTTCCCGAGGACCAACCAGTCGAAGTCGAACAGGTGCAGGTACTCCGCCTCATCAAAGGCGGACGCGCCTGA
- a CDS encoding peroxiredoxin family protein — MSANTNSLDFELPNVAAGPDTLSPATLDADFLLLLLQRDYYCKVCRRQVQSVKRRYDEFEARDAEVVSVLPDPPERAEKWQRSYDLPFPLLADPGAEVGDEFDQPTRFGALGKLHDMVGRMPEAVLVDLRDDNPEVVYTHRGSNPADRPELDDLLTRIDRMAA, encoded by the coding sequence GTGTCTGCCAACACGAACTCCCTCGACTTCGAACTGCCTAACGTCGCCGCCGGTCCCGACACGCTCTCGCCGGCCACCCTCGACGCCGACTTCCTGCTCTTGTTGCTCCAGCGAGACTACTACTGCAAAGTCTGTCGCCGGCAAGTCCAATCGGTGAAGCGGCGCTACGACGAGTTCGAAGCACGCGATGCCGAAGTCGTCTCTGTCCTCCCCGACCCACCGGAACGCGCCGAGAAGTGGCAGCGAAGCTACGACCTGCCGTTTCCACTCCTCGCCGACCCCGGTGCCGAAGTCGGCGACGAGTTCGACCAGCCGACGCGATTCGGCGCGCTCGGTAAACTCCACGACATGGTGGGACGGATGCCCGAAGCCGTCCTCGTGGACCTCCGTGACGACAACCCGGAAGTCGTCTACACCCACCGTGGGTCGAACCCGGCCGACCGTCCCGAACTCGACGACCTGTTGACCCGTATCGACCGTATGGCCGCGTAA
- a CDS encoding GNAT family N-acetyltransferase, whose translation MSDTVVREGGPDELVAVMRVLDAGLLEVAASEVRERLETGDCLVADASGRVVGALVLDDDYIDAVAVSPSRRGNGVGTALVEAAVARQGRLVADFDARVRPFYESLGFSIEPTSEAQADDRFRGVRADYRGCR comes from the coding sequence ATGAGCGATACCGTCGTCCGCGAGGGCGGCCCGGACGAGTTGGTCGCCGTCATGCGCGTCCTCGACGCGGGACTACTCGAAGTGGCCGCCAGCGAGGTGCGCGAGCGACTCGAAACGGGCGATTGTCTCGTCGCCGACGCGTCGGGTCGTGTCGTCGGTGCACTCGTCCTCGACGACGACTACATCGACGCAGTTGCCGTCTCACCGAGTCGACGTGGGAACGGGGTCGGGACCGCACTCGTCGAGGCCGCAGTGGCCCGGCAGGGACGTCTCGTCGCCGACTTCGACGCTCGTGTCCGTCCCTTCTACGAGTCGCTCGGCTTCTCCATCGAACCGACGTCCGAAGCGCAAGCCGACGACCGATTCCGCGGTGTTCGTGCCGATTACCGTGGGTGTCGTTAA